A region of Deltaproteobacteria bacterium DNA encodes the following proteins:
- a CDS encoding Sua5/YciO/YrdC/YwlC family protein yields the protein MAKARPAAPGAPATAAPGTPASALEAAPEALAAPAPEAPSAAAPGALAAALARLRAGGLVAFPTETVWGLGADAGSAAAMERLRRWKGRDAGQPVAVLVPDRAALAALGIALPAAAERLAAAFWPGPLTLVVPAPRSRFAPGVARADGAVGLRCSPHPAAAALAAAWLGAGAGPLTATSLNRHGAPPARTRAEAAALCAGSDAILCLDAGPDAGAAAHDPAGAAPGRVADGARDPGAAAPSSVVDCSGPRPRLLRAGAIGAAELSRVLEQEIPAP from the coding sequence GTGGCCAAGGCCCGCCCCGCCGCGCCCGGGGCACCTGCAACCGCCGCTCCGGGGACGCCCGCCTCCGCGCTCGAGGCCGCGCCGGAGGCGCTCGCCGCCCCCGCGCCGGAGGCGCCTTCGGCCGCCGCGCCCGGGGCGCTCGCGGCCGCCCTCGCCCGGCTGCGCGCCGGCGGGCTCGTGGCGTTCCCGACCGAGACGGTCTGGGGCCTCGGCGCCGACGCCGGCTCGGCCGCGGCGATGGAGCGGCTGCGGCGCTGGAAGGGCCGCGACGCGGGCCAGCCGGTGGCGGTGCTCGTGCCCGACCGTGCGGCGCTCGCGGCGCTCGGGATCGCGCTGCCCGCCGCGGCGGAGCGGCTCGCGGCGGCGTTCTGGCCGGGCCCCCTGACGCTCGTCGTGCCCGCGCCGCGCTCCCGCTTCGCCCCGGGCGTCGCGCGCGCCGACGGCGCCGTGGGCCTGCGCTGCTCGCCGCACCCGGCGGCGGCCGCGCTCGCCGCGGCGTGGCTGGGCGCCGGGGCCGGCCCGCTCACCGCGACCAGCCTGAACCGCCACGGTGCGCCGCCCGCCCGCACCCGCGCCGAGGCCGCCGCCCTGTGCGCCGGATCCGACGCGATCCTGTGTCTCGACGCCGGCCCCGATGCCGGCGCCGCCGCGCACGATCCCGCCGGCGCAGCACCGGGCCGCGTGGCCGACGGCGCGCGCGATCCCGGCGCCGCCGCGCCGAGCAGCGTCGTGGACTGCAGCGGGCCGCGCCCGCGCCTGCTGCGCGCCGGCGCGATCGGCGCGGCCGAGCTATCCCGCGTCCTCGAGCAGGAGATCCCCGCCCCGTGA
- the purD gene encoding phosphoribosylamine--glycine ligase, producing MRVLVLGAGGREHALAWKLRRSPSVARVLAAPGSDGMAREADCFGSVAAADAAAVTALARREGVDLVVVGPEDPLAAGIADHLRGEGIATFGPSAAAARLESSKAFAKEFMRRHGIPTAGHAVFDELAAARAHVRALGAPCVVKADGLAAGKGVTVCDGPEDAERALVEAMGERRFGAAGARVVVEERLFGEEASYYALSDGTNVVPLAAAQDHKRALDGDRGENTGGMGAYSPAPVFDEAVEKRVLEEVVHPVVRGMAAEGHPFQGVLFVGLMIGPDRLPRAIEFNVRFGDPETQALLLRLDADLAALLDGAARGRLERAAAPAWRDAAVCVVVASGGYPRAYPTGLPITGLEEAERDPDVVVFHAGTRRGPGGGFVTAGGRVLGVTARGASVAEAQRRAYAACDRIRFEGMHLRRDIAARALAR from the coding sequence GTGAGGGTCCTGGTGCTCGGCGCGGGCGGCCGCGAGCACGCGCTCGCGTGGAAGCTGCGGCGCAGCCCGAGCGTCGCGCGCGTCCTCGCCGCGCCCGGGAGCGACGGCATGGCGCGCGAGGCCGACTGCTTCGGGTCCGTCGCCGCGGCCGACGCCGCCGCCGTCACGGCCCTCGCGCGGCGCGAGGGCGTGGACCTCGTCGTCGTCGGCCCCGAGGACCCGCTCGCCGCGGGCATCGCCGACCACCTGCGCGGGGAGGGGATCGCGACCTTCGGGCCCTCGGCCGCCGCGGCGCGCCTCGAGTCGAGCAAGGCCTTCGCGAAGGAGTTCATGCGCCGCCACGGGATCCCGACCGCGGGCCACGCGGTCTTCGACGAGCTCGCGGCCGCGCGCGCCCACGTGCGGGCGCTCGGCGCGCCCTGCGTCGTGAAGGCCGACGGCCTCGCGGCCGGCAAGGGCGTCACGGTCTGCGACGGGCCGGAGGACGCCGAGCGCGCGCTCGTCGAGGCGATGGGCGAGCGCCGCTTCGGCGCGGCCGGCGCCCGCGTGGTCGTCGAGGAGCGGCTCTTCGGCGAGGAGGCCTCCTACTACGCGCTCTCCGACGGCACGAACGTGGTGCCGCTCGCCGCCGCGCAGGACCACAAGCGCGCCCTCGACGGCGACCGCGGCGAGAACACCGGCGGCATGGGCGCCTACTCGCCCGCACCCGTCTTCGACGAAGCGGTCGAGAAGCGCGTGCTCGAGGAGGTGGTGCACCCGGTGGTGCGCGGCATGGCGGCCGAGGGCCATCCCTTCCAGGGCGTGCTCTTCGTCGGGCTCATGATCGGTCCCGACAGGCTCCCGCGCGCGATCGAGTTCAACGTGCGCTTCGGGGACCCCGAGACCCAGGCGCTCCTCCTGCGGCTCGACGCGGACCTGGCCGCGCTGCTCGACGGCGCGGCGCGCGGGCGCCTCGAGCGCGCGGCGGCCCCCGCCTGGCGCGACGCCGCGGTCTGCGTCGTCGTGGCCTCGGGCGGCTACCCGCGCGCGTACCCGACCGGCCTGCCGATCACGGGCCTCGAGGAGGCGGAGCGCGACCCCGACGTCGTGGTCTTCCACGCCGGAACGCGCCGCGGGCCCGGCGGCGGCTTCGTGACGGCGGGCGGCCGCGTGCTCGGGGTCACGGCGCGCGGGGCGAGCGTCGCCGAGGCGCAGCGCCGCGCCTACGCCGCCTGCGACCGGATCCGCTTCGAGGGCATGCACCTGCGCCGCGACATCGCCGCGCGCGCGCTCGCGCGGTGA